In Cyanobacteriota bacterium, the following are encoded in one genomic region:
- a CDS encoding nucleotidyltransferase domain-containing protein: MHFGDDRPACITNYYIHFTLQRAWFSSIVDEYGNRREVDIAEWAMPMQKIYGRLQMTPKQIAEFCQKWHIAELAAFGSILREDFRQSERDVDFLFCDRPNTNMSLLRRVRMKVELEEPCARPADLVMFSEVMASHTQNRRKNVLGSATLIYVEG, from the coding sequence TTGCACTTTGGTGACGATCGCCCCGCATGTATCACCAATTACTACATCCATTTCACCCTACAAAGAGCTTGGTTTAGCAGCATCGTTGACGAGTATGGCAACCGCCGCGAGGTGGATATTGCCGAATGGGCAATGCCAATGCAGAAGATTTACGGGCGATTGCAGATGACCCCTAAACAAATTGCTGAGTTTTGCCAAAAATGGCACATTGCGGAGTTAGCAGCGTTTGGTTCGATTCTGCGGGAAGACTTTCGCCAGAGTGAGAGGGATGTAGATTTCCTGTTTTGTGATCGCCCGAATACAAATATGAGCTTATTACGCAGAGTAAGAATGAAGGTAGAACTGGAAGAACCGTGCGCTCGCCCTGCAGATTTAGTTATGTTTTCTGAGGTTATGGCTAGCCACACCCAAAATCGCAGGAAAAATGTCTTAGGGTCGGCAACATTGATTTATGTTGAGGGATAA
- a CDS encoding DUF29 domain-containing protein, with protein MQDVFTKQYKNARNLFLNASELNGRLMPEEPEFTLEQALDEDWLPWPPE; from the coding sequence TTGCAAGATGTTTTCACCAAGCAATACAAAAATGCCAGAAACCTATTTCTCAATGCGAGTGAGTTGAATGGGCGTTTGATGCCTGAGGAACCTGAATTTACTCTGGAACAAGCCCTAGATGAAGACTGGCTCCCTTGGCCGCCAGAATAG
- a CDS encoding replication restart DNA helicase PriA, giving the protein MQSVQVIRCPNCGSLAERHYFQDSELVRTQCDSCDYLLVTCDRTGQVIEAYAPGLCLTQVRASYVFRATCEALS; this is encoded by the coding sequence ATGCAGTCAGTACAAGTAATCCGTTGCCCAAATTGCGGCAGTCTTGCAGAGCGACACTATTTTCAAGACAGCGAGCTAGTCCGTACTCAGTGTGACAGTTGTGACTATTTGCTAGTGACCTGCGATCGTACTGGTCAAGTAATTGAGGCCTATGCTCCTGGACTTTGTTTGACTCAAGTTCGGGCTAGCTACGTATTTCGTGCAACCTGTGAAGCCCTGAGTTGA